Proteins encoded in a region of the Puniceicoccales bacterium genome:
- the ssb gene encoding single-stranded DNA-binding protein, which translates to MASFNKVILLGNLTRDPELRSTNNGTSICKFGLATTRVSRSAEGDTREEVVFIDVDCFGKQAELIAKYFVKGKSIFVEGRLRLDQWESAAGEKRSKLVAVLENFQFIGSKADDNLDNGGMERSASVTNEVSSIQVDGDDDVPF; encoded by the coding sequence ATGGCTTCATTTAATAAAGTTATTTTGCTGGGTAATTTGACAAGAGATCCAGAACTGAGATCTACCAATAATGGTACGTCGATTTGCAAATTTGGTCTTGCCACCACAAGGGTTAGTCGCTCTGCAGAAGGTGATACTAGAGAAGAGGTTGTGTTTATCGATGTGGATTGTTTTGGAAAACAGGCCGAATTGATAGCAAAGTATTTTGTTAAGGGCAAATCAATATTTGTGGAAGGTAGGTTGAGACTGGATCAATGGGAATCTGCAGCAGGTGAAAAGCGCAGCAAGCTGGTAGCGGTTCTTGAGAATTTTCAATTTATCGGCTCCAAAGCAGATGATAATTTAGATAATGGAGGGATGGAGCGGAGCGCTTCCGTGACCAATGAGGTTTCTTCGATTCAGGTCGATGGTGACGATGATGTCCCTTTTTGA
- the rplI gene encoding 50S ribosomal protein L9, with translation MATANILLLKKVEHLGAEGDSVTVKAGYARNYLLPNKIAVPVTRANRRQVEFLQKKRLDREASEVAQARSMADMIAGLSLIFTAKVGGNGKMFGSISGSDLLAKLSEYGVNLDKKMLHMEPAKHVGKHIAKLKLHREVVMDLSFEVVPEVEESKEVTPIIEPKG, from the coding sequence ATGGCTACGGCTAATATTTTATTACTAAAGAAGGTTGAGCATTTAGGTGCAGAAGGCGATAGTGTTACTGTCAAGGCTGGTTATGCAAGGAACTACTTGTTGCCGAACAAGATAGCTGTTCCAGTTACCCGAGCCAATCGTAGGCAGGTGGAGTTTTTGCAAAAAAAGCGCCTGGATCGTGAAGCTTCGGAGGTGGCTCAGGCCAGATCAATGGCAGACATGATAGCTGGATTGTCACTGATATTCACGGCCAAAGTTGGTGGAAATGGCAAAATGTTTGGATCAATTTCAGGTTCGGACTTGTTAGCGAAACTATCGGAATATGGAGTAAATTTGGATAAAAAAATGCTACATATGGAACCGGCCAAGCATGTGGGTAAACATATAGCCAAGCTAAAATTACATCGAGAGGTGGTCATGGATTTATCCTTCGAGGTTGTGCCAGAAGTCGAAGAATCTAAAGAAGTTACGCCTATTATAGAACCCAAAGGTTAG
- the pth gene encoding aminoacyl-tRNA hydrolase, with protein MGGLPRIFVGLANRGANYDGTRHNVGAYVLSEFALKVFGMESSEWKIDASLSCRFLKVFYIDRAIFLLRPDTFMNDAGGAVAKFCSYFKIPVDEMVVLCDDITIAVGEYKLTIREGDAGHNGIKSLVEHLGHGFFRFRIGIGGKKHRFMALADHVIGRLSAEDREKIDENLNNIFDGLKLLLDKGAVYSMNLINRGNRKRNEKELLQSDDSIGH; from the coding sequence GTGGGCGGATTGCCTCGGATATTCGTTGGTCTAGCTAACCGCGGCGCTAATTATGATGGTACGCGGCATAATGTTGGTGCCTATGTGCTTAGCGAATTTGCTCTGAAAGTTTTTGGCATGGAGTCCAGCGAATGGAAGATTGATGCTTCATTGAGTTGTAGATTTTTAAAAGTATTTTATATTGATAGGGCGATCTTTTTACTAAGGCCGGACACATTCATGAACGATGCTGGTGGAGCAGTTGCGAAATTTTGTTCCTATTTTAAAATACCTGTGGACGAAATGGTGGTGCTCTGCGATGATATAACCATAGCCGTTGGTGAGTATAAACTAACTATCAGAGAAGGAGATGCAGGTCATAATGGAATTAAAAGCCTGGTCGAACATCTAGGCCATGGATTTTTTAGATTTAGGATTGGTATAGGAGGGAAAAAACATAGATTTATGGCGTTGGCAGATCATGTGATTGGCCGATTGTCGGCCGAAGATAGAGAAAAAATTGATGAAAATTTGAATAATATTTTCGATGGGTTGAAACTACTGCTTGACAAAGGTGCGGTCTATTCTATGAACTTAATAAATCGTGGTAATAGAAAGCGCAATGAAAAGGAATTGTTACAAAGCGACGATAGTATTGGACACTAG
- a CDS encoding 30S ribosomal protein S6 has translation MKRNCYKATIVLDTRNYSDSVESLVDKLKDTFVALGSQISDVERIGQRNFERITDKNFQSGIYVRISFEAESTVPELIKDRFALDKTINRMMIERCK, from the coding sequence ATGAAAAGGAATTGTTACAAAGCGACGATAGTATTGGACACTAGAAACTATTCGGATTCGGTGGAGTCTTTGGTGGATAAATTGAAGGATACATTTGTAGCTCTTGGCAGTCAGATAAGTGATGTGGAGCGCATTGGACAGCGAAATTTTGAAAGAATAACTGATAAAAATTTTCAGTCCGGCATCTATGTTCGGATTTCATTCGAAGCTGAGTCCACGGTGCCTGAACTGATCAAAGATAGGTTTGCTCTTGATAAAACCATAAACAGAATGATGATAGAGAGGTGTAAATAA
- a CDS encoding penicillin-binding protein 2: protein MPNNIKISVRFFLVLLVLSMGFFCVFCRLFHLSVLARSRYIPYVEKLRSSVKIKQSRRGQILDRNGVVLATTNCIIDVGVDPYAANYEHDFSKIQQLAAMLKINHSSLKKCFKKYKYVKNKKVVEIRWKKIKTIEDDLLLERIMALKIKGIYGNKKYKRSYPTDGLASQLIGFINDDGVASCGIEKLMDKYLKGQDGLIKSEKDGKHKELRQFRKLDVNAKNGCDVELSLDLIIQDMVEKELDNVINKFHPKWATIIVSDAVTGEIMALGNRPTYNNNHYNKATIDSLRNRAVTDVYEPGSIFKIVASSIALEHNLATPETVFDCSKDYVNSSGSDIKLPKDPGNFNKLSLTDILRKSSNRGIAHVGIVLGKNRLYKAAKAFGFGEITGYGFDGEVPGILHPPNRWDRLTITRLPMGHALGATPMQMHQAMGVIASGGFLLKPLLVKKVVDSLGNGILEFHPEVKNRVLSNKTATTMADILRNPNSKDSTINGLGLSYKTGTSQKIVDGKYSSKHHISSCSGFFPFDTPQILITVVVDDAVTEKGTAWGYLVALPSLKSLVDKISRYMDLQ from the coding sequence TTTTCTGCGTATTTTGTAGACTGTTCCATTTGTCGGTATTGGCCAGATCTAGGTACATTCCCTATGTGGAAAAGCTGCGATCCAGCGTAAAAATAAAACAATCGAGACGTGGACAGATACTGGATCGTAATGGTGTGGTTCTGGCCACAACAAATTGCATCATCGACGTGGGAGTTGATCCATATGCTGCTAATTATGAACATGATTTCTCAAAAATACAACAATTGGCAGCCATGTTGAAAATTAACCATAGCTCATTGAAAAAATGTTTTAAAAAATATAAATACGTAAAAAACAAAAAAGTCGTAGAAATAAGATGGAAAAAAATTAAAACCATCGAGGATGATTTGCTCCTTGAACGTATCATGGCGCTAAAAATCAAAGGCATCTATGGCAATAAAAAATACAAACGTTCCTATCCCACCGATGGATTGGCTAGTCAGCTGATAGGTTTCATAAATGACGATGGAGTAGCATCTTGCGGTATTGAAAAGCTGATGGATAAATATCTTAAAGGCCAAGATGGATTGATAAAATCAGAAAAGGATGGCAAGCATAAGGAACTACGACAATTTAGAAAATTGGATGTCAATGCCAAAAATGGCTGTGATGTCGAACTGTCGCTGGATCTCATAATTCAGGATATGGTTGAAAAAGAACTGGATAATGTAATCAACAAATTTCATCCCAAGTGGGCAACGATCATTGTAAGCGATGCGGTAACTGGTGAAATTATGGCACTGGGGAATCGCCCCACCTACAATAATAATCACTACAACAAGGCCACCATCGATAGTCTCAGAAATAGAGCTGTCACAGATGTTTATGAGCCAGGCTCAATTTTTAAGATAGTCGCTTCAAGCATAGCGCTTGAACATAATCTCGCCACTCCAGAAACCGTATTTGATTGCAGCAAAGATTACGTAAATAGCTCAGGCTCAGATATAAAGCTGCCAAAAGATCCTGGCAATTTCAACAAACTATCACTGACCGATATACTTAGAAAGTCTAGCAACCGTGGGATTGCACATGTGGGTATAGTTCTTGGAAAAAATAGATTATATAAAGCGGCGAAAGCCTTTGGTTTCGGCGAAATAACTGGCTATGGATTTGATGGTGAAGTACCTGGCATTTTGCATCCACCCAACAGATGGGATAGGCTAACCATAACACGGCTGCCCATGGGTCACGCTCTGGGTGCAACTCCTATGCAAATGCATCAGGCCATGGGAGTTATCGCCAGTGGAGGTTTTCTTCTAAAGCCGCTGCTGGTGAAAAAAGTTGTCGATTCTCTTGGTAATGGCATATTGGAGTTCCATCCGGAGGTAAAAAACAGGGTACTGTCCAATAAAACAGCAACCACCATGGCAGATATTTTGCGAAACCCAAATAGCAAGGATTCCACAATAAATGGGCTGGGACTTTCCTATAAAACCGGAACTTCTCAAAAAATTGTGGATGGAAAATATTCGTCTAAACATCACATATCATCCTGTTCGGGGTTTTTCCCATTCGATACGCCACAAATACTTATCACAGTGGTTGTTGACGATGCAGTCACAGAAAAAGGCACAGCCTGGGGCTATCTAGTTGCCTTGCCATCGCTAAAGTCACTGGTGGATAAAATCTCCCGCTATATGGATTTACAATAA
- a CDS encoding 50S ribosomal protein L25, which translates to MKKLQISVSQRSEIGRHRSNRLRRQGRVPAVVYGKSGAHSISLSDKDFRILMKEKGNSAATIELIDVGSKMLSIVAEVQRDAISGGFIHVDFHEISENEKIRIVVPIKLVGESYGVKNEGGVIEQVRHELDVYCLPKDMIEHIVIDVSNLRVGNSIHIRDISVADGVELAGGDDAIVLSCVGHSESKEGEASEAGGMRSAAAKS; encoded by the coding sequence ATGAAGAAGTTGCAAATTTCTGTTAGTCAAAGGAGTGAAATTGGACGGCATCGATCCAATAGGTTGCGGAGACAGGGGCGTGTTCCGGCAGTGGTCTATGGGAAATCTGGTGCCCATTCAATCAGCTTGTCGGATAAGGATTTTCGTATCCTCATGAAGGAGAAGGGTAATTCTGCGGCCACCATTGAGCTGATTGATGTGGGTTCAAAGATGCTATCGATTGTGGCAGAGGTCCAGCGCGATGCTATTTCAGGTGGGTTTATCCATGTGGATTTTCATGAAATTTCTGAAAATGAGAAAATTCGCATAGTTGTGCCGATAAAATTAGTTGGCGAGTCCTATGGTGTAAAAAATGAAGGTGGTGTTATTGAACAGGTTCGCCATGAACTAGATGTGTATTGTTTGCCCAAGGACATGATTGAGCATATTGTAATCGATGTGAGTAATCTAAGGGTGGGCAATTCGATTCACATCCGGGATATATCTGTGGCCGATGGTGTTGAATTGGCGGGTGGTGACGATGCCATCGTCCTATCCTGTGTGGGCCATAGTGAGTCCAAAGAAGGCGAAGCTTCCGAAGCCGGTGGCATGAGATCTGCCGCCGCAAAATCCTGA